Proteins found in one Aethina tumida isolate Nest 87 chromosome 1, icAetTumi1.1, whole genome shotgun sequence genomic segment:
- the LOC109598353 gene encoding anillin isoform X2 — translation MDSFTENILARARERQKMLKEYSDKDNVTPLREANSESNLKSSQSTLGASKIGKKETASDSQLSQQLYKNENFKENRSDDNLNKFVRQTSKTRISSDMPGSPNPQLKTLNIQNGDINMEIKVTSSDNVRLEVEIQERDSDNDSGSVTTGIGLRKDAKKRLDTLGQLYAGGDDADISSPIHRSEEKFHQQEENSSASNTKKQDSRCKRGLKKLADLASHINEWEDDLGHPKPKVSEPQSKKIWKPPAPQPPVQSSTGKVKGKAPQPPKVQTSPQKSTTPTISSTKPNSGTQVVGVTPKQLKWDQAVLDTLESQGFTRTASTSRLVYTFNNDSQEHGQSKNETSSAKVEKMAPVPQPEKNKINEEDKNIVTNDKPEVKGTSTKVAELQANFGSKVTTTVPKPKTPVKLGGGSVAGRAAMFESGVVASTPPSTVKDPALMSVSERKALFEKNKGTALVPKAAFGMSAPIEAKNTPKTHANNGSKPEDKANLTNKVKYPAPASPSVHNTPVSATVHQSDGIASKMAQLLENKSTISEAQISSNVKEQRQKEIDQLLNRFNKNKVEQPSAPPAETETDSDEDEVTEDTAMLCNNRSTKVISSVPPPPPPLKPEVVVVEGRRSSGKRSSTSSDSHLVTSVLDEVKRIKVSPPKAGKLYPNLSDIEASTETEAQTQSDDSSNSSFGEQYDSDEPNTSFGRDILKAVCKNQTPHKRPIYDDSTASDISSVLDGGLDEIPEEESECTDGPTPPKHYRQSGNAQYAAPSHSFNYKNFTPNNIKSPMSQFKSPLKVPSPRKSLENPTTFVMEGDNVLPLTHSVSFYRKQQSQTNKTPVKKVTRQPLLSETTIDNINNESAELEKKIKQLEDEVNKQQMIISQTSQALNLCNCTPEFSGSTEQVEAERVLLVATHRRQAALHEIQRMRVEGTIRPQGEHSQHLPLEKGTLTISKIVLPLKQKYVTALAATGGKGHHVVCLIKCGDQVVPTKLVSTTASDKKNPDVDLCIPGSITLNNIYSDFTVTFEVYSLQAQEEFLPHEVKYHINKKSSKITPKKKQDSRLQRPVKESPAGPQAVRSSSFALMGYVVFSVQAVSKRHWSLNNCPSMSPLEGNVEMKISCELALSVEHRGFLTMFEDVSGFGAWHRRWCLLSGHTLSYWKYPDDERKTAPIDSINLKTCVTRNVELVSRDICARMHTFLLERERMAYPQDKDTLVVMRKGDKTIIKHLLSADTKEERIEWCQKFNAALTAIRMWGNSEQ, via the exons ATGGATTCCTTCACAGAA AATATTCTGGCTAGAGCCAGAGAACGACAGAAAATGTTAAAGGAATATTCAGACAAAGATAATGTTACTCCCTTAAGGGAAGCCAACAgtgaaagtaatttaaaatcgtCCCAAAGTACTTTGGGAGCTTCAAAGATTGGTAAAAAAGAAACTGCTTCTGACTCACAACTGTcacaacaattatataaaaatgaaaattttaaagaaaacagATCGGACGACAATTTGAATAAGTTTGTCAGGCAGACAAGTAAAACAAGAATCTCCTCAGATATGCCAGGATCACCCAACCCTCagcttaaaactttaaacattcaaaatggTGATATTAATATGGAGATTAAGGTCACATCTTCTGATAATGTTAGACTTGAGGTGGAAATTCAGGAGAGGGACTCAGACAATGATTCTGGTAGTGTAACTACTGGAATTGGTCTTCGGAAGGACGCCAAGAAAAGATTGGACACACTTGGACAGTTATATGCAGGTGGTGATGATGCAGATATTTCCTCACCCATACACAGGAGTGAAGAGAAATTTCATCAACAGGAGGAGAACAGTTCAGCCTCAAATACGAAAAAACAGGATAGTAGATGCAAAAggggtttaaaaaaattggctGATTTAGCCAGTCACATAAATGAATGGGAGGATGATCTAGGCCATCCA AAACCAAAAGTTTCTGAACCACAATCAAAGAAAATCTGGAAACCACCAGCTCCACAACCCCCAGTTCAGAGCAGCACTGGCAAGGTGAAGGGGAAAGCTCCTCAGCCACCAAAAGTGCAAACATCACCACAGAAATCAACCACTCCAACAATCAGCTCAACTAAACCCAACAGTGGAACTCAAGTAGTGGGTGTCACTCCAAAGCAATTAAAATGGGATCAGGCTGTGCTAGACACATTG GAATCACAGGGTTTTACGCGTACAGCTTCGACCTCGCGATTGGTATATACCTTTAATAATGATTCACAGGAGCATGGTCAGTCTAAAAACGAAACAAGCTCCGCTAAAGTGGAAAAAATGGCTCCAGTCCCTCAGCCggagaaaaataaaatcaacgaggaagacaaaaatattgtcacCAATGATAAACCTGAAGTAAAAGGTACAAGCACAAAGGTCGCCGAACTACAAGCAAATTTTGGGTCGAAGGTGACAACAACAGTTCCTAAACCAAAAACTCCTGTTAAATTAGGAGGCGGCTCCGTGGCTGGCAGAGCAGCGATGTTCGAGTCCGGTGTGGTGGCGAGCACTCCGCCGAGTACCGTCAAAGATCCGGCATTAATGTCAGTGTCGGAGAGGAAGGCTCTCTTTGAAAAGAATAAAGGTACAGCACTTGTGCCCAAGGCGGCGTTTGGAATGTCTGCGCCTATCGAGGCAAAGAACACACCAAAAACTCATg caAACAATGGCAGCAAACCGGAGGATAAAGCGAATTTAAccaataaagttaaatatccTGCACCTGCGTCACCTTCCGTACACAATACACCAGTGTCAGCAACGGTACATCAGTCGGACGGCATCGCCAGCAAAATGGCTCAACTGTTGGAAAACAAGAGCACAATTTCCGAAGCCCAAATTTCCAGCAACGTTAAAGAACAACGtcaaaaagaaattgatcAGTTACTTAATAGGTTCAATAAGAACAAGGTTGAACAG CCTTCAGCACCCCCAGCCGAAACCGAGACGGATTCAGATGAAGATGAGGTTACAGAAGACACTGCCATGTTGTGTAATAATAGATCTACAAAGGTCATTTCTTCAGTACCTCCACCACCGCCACCACTTAAACCTGAAGTGGTAGTAGTGGAGGGTAGAAGAAGCAGTGGAAAGCGATCCA GTACGTCTTCCGATAGCCATCTGGTAACATCCGTATTGGACGAGGTGAAACGAATTAAGGTTTCGCCACCGAAAGCAGGAAAGCTTTATCCAAACCTGTCCGATATCGAGGCGTCTACAGAGACGGAAGCCCAGACTCAGTCTGACGATTCCTCAAACAGCAG TTTCGGCGAACAATACGACTCTGACGAACCAAATACAAGTTTCGGGCGTGATATTTTGAAGGCCGTGTGCAAAAATCAGACACCTCATAAAAGG CCCATATACGATGACAGCACAGCAAGTGATATATCCAGTGTTTTGGATGGAGGTTTGGATGAGATTCCCGAGGAAGAATCCGAGTGCACGGATGGACCTACTCCTCCAAAACACTACAGGCAATCCGGAAAC GCTCAGTACGCGGCACCATctcattcatttaattacaaaaacttcACACCGAATAACATAAAATCGCCTATGTCGCAGTTTAAGTCGCCACTGAAGGTTCCATCACCGCGTAAGTCGCTTGAAAATCCGACTACCTTTGTTATGGAAGGCGATAATGTTTTACCTCTTACACACAGTGTAAGTTTTTACAGAAAACAGCAGTCACAG ACTAATAAAACTCCAGTGAAAAAAGTAACTAGACAACCGCTATTGTCTGAGACCACAATCGACAACATCAATAACGAGTCGGCTGAATtggagaagaaaataaaacaacttgaaGATGAGGTTAACAAACAACAGATGATTATATCCCAAACTAGTCAAGCCTTGAATTTGTGCAATTGTACGCCTGAGTTCTCTGGATCCACAGAACAAGTTGAAGCTGAACGTGTTCTGTTAGTAGCAA CTCATAGAAGACAGGCAGCTTTACATGAAATCCAGAGAATGCGCGTGGAGGGTACAATTAGACCTCAAGGCGAACATTCTCAACATTTGCCACTGGAGAAAGGCACACTCACAATATCCAAAATTGTGTTgcctttaaaacaaaaatacgtCACAGCACTTGCAGCCACTGGAGGCAAAGGTCACCATGTGGTTTGCTTGATAAAGTGTGGTGACCAGGTGGTACCAACTAAGTTGGTATCGACAACAGCGAGTGATAAGAAGAATCCGGACGTAGATTTATGCATTCCTGGTTCAATAACATTAAACAACATCTACAGTGACTTCACTGTAACCTTTGAGGTGTACAGTTTACAGGCTCAAGAGGAGTTTTTGCCGCACGAAGTGAAATATCAtatcaacaaaaaa tccaGTAAAATAACTCCAAAAAAGAAACAAGATTCAAGACTACAAAGGCCAGTGAAAGAATCACCAGCGGGACCTCAAGCTGTTAGGTCCTCATCATTTGCTCTGATGGGTTATGTGGTGTTCTCAGTACAGGCTGTAAGCAAGAGACACTGGTCGCTGAACAAC tgtCCATCAATGAGTCCCTTAGAAGGCAACGTGGAAATGAAGATTTCCTGCGAGCTCGCTCTTTCTGTGGAACATAGGGGTTTCTTGACTATGTTTGAAGACGTTTCTGGGTTTGGAGCTTGGCATAGACGATGGTGTCTCTTAAGTGGGCATACTTTAAGTTACTGGAAATATCCAGATGATGAAAGAAAAACT GCCCCTAttgattctataaatttaaaaacttgtgTAACAAGGAACGTTGAACTGGTCAGTAGAGATATTTGTGCGCGAATGCACACATTCCTTTTAGAAAGAGAGAGAATGGCGTATCCTCAAGATAAGGACACATTGGTAGTGATGCGAAAGGGAgacaaaacaattataaa GCATTTATTGTCGGCAGACACGAAGGAAGAAAGAATAGAGTGGTGTCAAAAGTTTAACGCTGCTTTGACTGCCATAAGAATGTGGGGAAATTCTgaacagtaa
- the LOC109598353 gene encoding anillin isoform X1 has translation MDSFTENILARARERQKMLKEYSDKDNVTPLREANSESNLKSSQSTLGASKIGKKETASDSQLSQQLYKNENFKENRSDDNLNKFVRQTSKTRISSDMPGSPNPQLKTLNIQNGDINMEIKVTSSDNVRLEVEIQERDSDNDSGSVTTGIGLRKDAKKRLDTLGQLYAGGDDADISSPIHRSEEKFHQQEENSSASNTKKQDSRCKRGLKKLADLASHINEWEDDLGHPKPKVSEPQSKKIWKPPAPQPPVQSSTGKVKGKAPQPPKVQTSPQKSTTPTISSTKPNSGTQVVGVTPKQLKWDQAVLDTLESQGFTRTASTSRLVYTFNNDSQEHGQSKNETSSAKVEKMAPVPQPEKNKINEEDKNIVTNDKPEVKGTSTKVAELQANFGSKVTTTVPKPKTPVKLGGGSVAGRAAMFESGVVASTPPSTVKDPALMSVSERKALFEKNKGTALVPKAAFGMSAPIEAKNTPKTHANNGSKPEDKANLTNKVKYPAPASPSVHNTPVSATVHQSDGIASKMAQLLENKSTISEAQISSNVKEQRQKEIDQLLNRFNKNKVEQPSAPPAETETDSDEDEVTEDTAMLCNNRSTKVISSVPPPPPPLKPEVVVVEGRRSSGKRSSTSSDSHLVTSVLDEVKRIKVSPPKAGKLYPNLSDIEASTETEAQTQSDDSSNSSFGEQYDSDEPNTSFGRDILKAVCKNQTPHKRPIYDDSTASDISSVLDGGLDEIPEEESECTDGPTPPKHYRQSGNAQYAAPSHSFNYKNFTPNNIKSPMSQFKSPLKVPSPRKSLENPTTFVMEGDNVLPLTHSVSFYRKQQSQQTNKTPVKKVTRQPLLSETTIDNINNESAELEKKIKQLEDEVNKQQMIISQTSQALNLCNCTPEFSGSTEQVEAERVLLVATHRRQAALHEIQRMRVEGTIRPQGEHSQHLPLEKGTLTISKIVLPLKQKYVTALAATGGKGHHVVCLIKCGDQVVPTKLVSTTASDKKNPDVDLCIPGSITLNNIYSDFTVTFEVYSLQAQEEFLPHEVKYHINKKSSKITPKKKQDSRLQRPVKESPAGPQAVRSSSFALMGYVVFSVQAVSKRHWSLNNCPSMSPLEGNVEMKISCELALSVEHRGFLTMFEDVSGFGAWHRRWCLLSGHTLSYWKYPDDERKTAPIDSINLKTCVTRNVELVSRDICARMHTFLLERERMAYPQDKDTLVVMRKGDKTIIKHLLSADTKEERIEWCQKFNAALTAIRMWGNSEQ, from the exons ATGGATTCCTTCACAGAA AATATTCTGGCTAGAGCCAGAGAACGACAGAAAATGTTAAAGGAATATTCAGACAAAGATAATGTTACTCCCTTAAGGGAAGCCAACAgtgaaagtaatttaaaatcgtCCCAAAGTACTTTGGGAGCTTCAAAGATTGGTAAAAAAGAAACTGCTTCTGACTCACAACTGTcacaacaattatataaaaatgaaaattttaaagaaaacagATCGGACGACAATTTGAATAAGTTTGTCAGGCAGACAAGTAAAACAAGAATCTCCTCAGATATGCCAGGATCACCCAACCCTCagcttaaaactttaaacattcaaaatggTGATATTAATATGGAGATTAAGGTCACATCTTCTGATAATGTTAGACTTGAGGTGGAAATTCAGGAGAGGGACTCAGACAATGATTCTGGTAGTGTAACTACTGGAATTGGTCTTCGGAAGGACGCCAAGAAAAGATTGGACACACTTGGACAGTTATATGCAGGTGGTGATGATGCAGATATTTCCTCACCCATACACAGGAGTGAAGAGAAATTTCATCAACAGGAGGAGAACAGTTCAGCCTCAAATACGAAAAAACAGGATAGTAGATGCAAAAggggtttaaaaaaattggctGATTTAGCCAGTCACATAAATGAATGGGAGGATGATCTAGGCCATCCA AAACCAAAAGTTTCTGAACCACAATCAAAGAAAATCTGGAAACCACCAGCTCCACAACCCCCAGTTCAGAGCAGCACTGGCAAGGTGAAGGGGAAAGCTCCTCAGCCACCAAAAGTGCAAACATCACCACAGAAATCAACCACTCCAACAATCAGCTCAACTAAACCCAACAGTGGAACTCAAGTAGTGGGTGTCACTCCAAAGCAATTAAAATGGGATCAGGCTGTGCTAGACACATTG GAATCACAGGGTTTTACGCGTACAGCTTCGACCTCGCGATTGGTATATACCTTTAATAATGATTCACAGGAGCATGGTCAGTCTAAAAACGAAACAAGCTCCGCTAAAGTGGAAAAAATGGCTCCAGTCCCTCAGCCggagaaaaataaaatcaacgaggaagacaaaaatattgtcacCAATGATAAACCTGAAGTAAAAGGTACAAGCACAAAGGTCGCCGAACTACAAGCAAATTTTGGGTCGAAGGTGACAACAACAGTTCCTAAACCAAAAACTCCTGTTAAATTAGGAGGCGGCTCCGTGGCTGGCAGAGCAGCGATGTTCGAGTCCGGTGTGGTGGCGAGCACTCCGCCGAGTACCGTCAAAGATCCGGCATTAATGTCAGTGTCGGAGAGGAAGGCTCTCTTTGAAAAGAATAAAGGTACAGCACTTGTGCCCAAGGCGGCGTTTGGAATGTCTGCGCCTATCGAGGCAAAGAACACACCAAAAACTCATg caAACAATGGCAGCAAACCGGAGGATAAAGCGAATTTAAccaataaagttaaatatccTGCACCTGCGTCACCTTCCGTACACAATACACCAGTGTCAGCAACGGTACATCAGTCGGACGGCATCGCCAGCAAAATGGCTCAACTGTTGGAAAACAAGAGCACAATTTCCGAAGCCCAAATTTCCAGCAACGTTAAAGAACAACGtcaaaaagaaattgatcAGTTACTTAATAGGTTCAATAAGAACAAGGTTGAACAG CCTTCAGCACCCCCAGCCGAAACCGAGACGGATTCAGATGAAGATGAGGTTACAGAAGACACTGCCATGTTGTGTAATAATAGATCTACAAAGGTCATTTCTTCAGTACCTCCACCACCGCCACCACTTAAACCTGAAGTGGTAGTAGTGGAGGGTAGAAGAAGCAGTGGAAAGCGATCCA GTACGTCTTCCGATAGCCATCTGGTAACATCCGTATTGGACGAGGTGAAACGAATTAAGGTTTCGCCACCGAAAGCAGGAAAGCTTTATCCAAACCTGTCCGATATCGAGGCGTCTACAGAGACGGAAGCCCAGACTCAGTCTGACGATTCCTCAAACAGCAG TTTCGGCGAACAATACGACTCTGACGAACCAAATACAAGTTTCGGGCGTGATATTTTGAAGGCCGTGTGCAAAAATCAGACACCTCATAAAAGG CCCATATACGATGACAGCACAGCAAGTGATATATCCAGTGTTTTGGATGGAGGTTTGGATGAGATTCCCGAGGAAGAATCCGAGTGCACGGATGGACCTACTCCTCCAAAACACTACAGGCAATCCGGAAAC GCTCAGTACGCGGCACCATctcattcatttaattacaaaaacttcACACCGAATAACATAAAATCGCCTATGTCGCAGTTTAAGTCGCCACTGAAGGTTCCATCACCGCGTAAGTCGCTTGAAAATCCGACTACCTTTGTTATGGAAGGCGATAATGTTTTACCTCTTACACACAGTGTAAGTTTTTACAGAAAACAGCAGTCACAG cAGACTAATAAAACTCCAGTGAAAAAAGTAACTAGACAACCGCTATTGTCTGAGACCACAATCGACAACATCAATAACGAGTCGGCTGAATtggagaagaaaataaaacaacttgaaGATGAGGTTAACAAACAACAGATGATTATATCCCAAACTAGTCAAGCCTTGAATTTGTGCAATTGTACGCCTGAGTTCTCTGGATCCACAGAACAAGTTGAAGCTGAACGTGTTCTGTTAGTAGCAA CTCATAGAAGACAGGCAGCTTTACATGAAATCCAGAGAATGCGCGTGGAGGGTACAATTAGACCTCAAGGCGAACATTCTCAACATTTGCCACTGGAGAAAGGCACACTCACAATATCCAAAATTGTGTTgcctttaaaacaaaaatacgtCACAGCACTTGCAGCCACTGGAGGCAAAGGTCACCATGTGGTTTGCTTGATAAAGTGTGGTGACCAGGTGGTACCAACTAAGTTGGTATCGACAACAGCGAGTGATAAGAAGAATCCGGACGTAGATTTATGCATTCCTGGTTCAATAACATTAAACAACATCTACAGTGACTTCACTGTAACCTTTGAGGTGTACAGTTTACAGGCTCAAGAGGAGTTTTTGCCGCACGAAGTGAAATATCAtatcaacaaaaaa tccaGTAAAATAACTCCAAAAAAGAAACAAGATTCAAGACTACAAAGGCCAGTGAAAGAATCACCAGCGGGACCTCAAGCTGTTAGGTCCTCATCATTTGCTCTGATGGGTTATGTGGTGTTCTCAGTACAGGCTGTAAGCAAGAGACACTGGTCGCTGAACAAC tgtCCATCAATGAGTCCCTTAGAAGGCAACGTGGAAATGAAGATTTCCTGCGAGCTCGCTCTTTCTGTGGAACATAGGGGTTTCTTGACTATGTTTGAAGACGTTTCTGGGTTTGGAGCTTGGCATAGACGATGGTGTCTCTTAAGTGGGCATACTTTAAGTTACTGGAAATATCCAGATGATGAAAGAAAAACT GCCCCTAttgattctataaatttaaaaacttgtgTAACAAGGAACGTTGAACTGGTCAGTAGAGATATTTGTGCGCGAATGCACACATTCCTTTTAGAAAGAGAGAGAATGGCGTATCCTCAAGATAAGGACACATTGGTAGTGATGCGAAAGGGAgacaaaacaattataaa GCATTTATTGTCGGCAGACACGAAGGAAGAAAGAATAGAGTGGTGTCAAAAGTTTAACGCTGCTTTGACTGCCATAAGAATGTGGGGAAATTCTgaacagtaa
- the LOC109598353 gene encoding anillin isoform X3, whose amino-acid sequence MDSFTENILARARERQKMLKEYSDKDNVTPLREANSESNLKSSQSTLGASKIGKKETASDSQLSQQLYKNENFKENRSDDNLNKFVRQTSKTRISSDMPGSPNPQLKTLNIQNGDINMEIKVTSSDNVRLEVEIQERDSDNDSGSVTTGIGLRKDAKKRLDTLGQLYAGGDDADISSPIHRSEEKFHQQEENSSASNTKKQDSRCKRGLKKLADLASHINEWEDDLGHPKPKVSEPQSKKIWKPPAPQPPVQSSTGKVKGKAPQPPKVQTSPQKSTTPTISSTKPNSGTQVVGVTPKQLKWDQAVLDTLEHGQSKNETSSAKVEKMAPVPQPEKNKINEEDKNIVTNDKPEVKGTSTKVAELQANFGSKVTTTVPKPKTPVKLGGGSVAGRAAMFESGVVASTPPSTVKDPALMSVSERKALFEKNKGTALVPKAAFGMSAPIEAKNTPKTHANNGSKPEDKANLTNKVKYPAPASPSVHNTPVSATVHQSDGIASKMAQLLENKSTISEAQISSNVKEQRQKEIDQLLNRFNKNKVEQPSAPPAETETDSDEDEVTEDTAMLCNNRSTKVISSVPPPPPPLKPEVVVVEGRRSSGKRSSTSSDSHLVTSVLDEVKRIKVSPPKAGKLYPNLSDIEASTETEAQTQSDDSSNSSFGEQYDSDEPNTSFGRDILKAVCKNQTPHKRPIYDDSTASDISSVLDGGLDEIPEEESECTDGPTPPKHYRQSGNAQYAAPSHSFNYKNFTPNNIKSPMSQFKSPLKVPSPRKSLENPTTFVMEGDNVLPLTHSVSFYRKQQSQQTNKTPVKKVTRQPLLSETTIDNINNESAELEKKIKQLEDEVNKQQMIISQTSQALNLCNCTPEFSGSTEQVEAERVLLVATHRRQAALHEIQRMRVEGTIRPQGEHSQHLPLEKGTLTISKIVLPLKQKYVTALAATGGKGHHVVCLIKCGDQVVPTKLVSTTASDKKNPDVDLCIPGSITLNNIYSDFTVTFEVYSLQAQEEFLPHEVKYHINKKSSKITPKKKQDSRLQRPVKESPAGPQAVRSSSFALMGYVVFSVQAVSKRHWSLNNCPSMSPLEGNVEMKISCELALSVEHRGFLTMFEDVSGFGAWHRRWCLLSGHTLSYWKYPDDERKTAPIDSINLKTCVTRNVELVSRDICARMHTFLLERERMAYPQDKDTLVVMRKGDKTIIKHLLSADTKEERIEWCQKFNAALTAIRMWGNSEQ is encoded by the exons ATGGATTCCTTCACAGAA AATATTCTGGCTAGAGCCAGAGAACGACAGAAAATGTTAAAGGAATATTCAGACAAAGATAATGTTACTCCCTTAAGGGAAGCCAACAgtgaaagtaatttaaaatcgtCCCAAAGTACTTTGGGAGCTTCAAAGATTGGTAAAAAAGAAACTGCTTCTGACTCACAACTGTcacaacaattatataaaaatgaaaattttaaagaaaacagATCGGACGACAATTTGAATAAGTTTGTCAGGCAGACAAGTAAAACAAGAATCTCCTCAGATATGCCAGGATCACCCAACCCTCagcttaaaactttaaacattcaaaatggTGATATTAATATGGAGATTAAGGTCACATCTTCTGATAATGTTAGACTTGAGGTGGAAATTCAGGAGAGGGACTCAGACAATGATTCTGGTAGTGTAACTACTGGAATTGGTCTTCGGAAGGACGCCAAGAAAAGATTGGACACACTTGGACAGTTATATGCAGGTGGTGATGATGCAGATATTTCCTCACCCATACACAGGAGTGAAGAGAAATTTCATCAACAGGAGGAGAACAGTTCAGCCTCAAATACGAAAAAACAGGATAGTAGATGCAAAAggggtttaaaaaaattggctGATTTAGCCAGTCACATAAATGAATGGGAGGATGATCTAGGCCATCCA AAACCAAAAGTTTCTGAACCACAATCAAAGAAAATCTGGAAACCACCAGCTCCACAACCCCCAGTTCAGAGCAGCACTGGCAAGGTGAAGGGGAAAGCTCCTCAGCCACCAAAAGTGCAAACATCACCACAGAAATCAACCACTCCAACAATCAGCTCAACTAAACCCAACAGTGGAACTCAAGTAGTGGGTGTCACTCCAAAGCAATTAAAATGGGATCAGGCTGTGCTAGACACATTG GAGCATGGTCAGTCTAAAAACGAAACAAGCTCCGCTAAAGTGGAAAAAATGGCTCCAGTCCCTCAGCCggagaaaaataaaatcaacgaggaagacaaaaatattgtcacCAATGATAAACCTGAAGTAAAAGGTACAAGCACAAAGGTCGCCGAACTACAAGCAAATTTTGGGTCGAAGGTGACAACAACAGTTCCTAAACCAAAAACTCCTGTTAAATTAGGAGGCGGCTCCGTGGCTGGCAGAGCAGCGATGTTCGAGTCCGGTGTGGTGGCGAGCACTCCGCCGAGTACCGTCAAAGATCCGGCATTAATGTCAGTGTCGGAGAGGAAGGCTCTCTTTGAAAAGAATAAAGGTACAGCACTTGTGCCCAAGGCGGCGTTTGGAATGTCTGCGCCTATCGAGGCAAAGAACACACCAAAAACTCATg caAACAATGGCAGCAAACCGGAGGATAAAGCGAATTTAAccaataaagttaaatatccTGCACCTGCGTCACCTTCCGTACACAATACACCAGTGTCAGCAACGGTACATCAGTCGGACGGCATCGCCAGCAAAATGGCTCAACTGTTGGAAAACAAGAGCACAATTTCCGAAGCCCAAATTTCCAGCAACGTTAAAGAACAACGtcaaaaagaaattgatcAGTTACTTAATAGGTTCAATAAGAACAAGGTTGAACAG CCTTCAGCACCCCCAGCCGAAACCGAGACGGATTCAGATGAAGATGAGGTTACAGAAGACACTGCCATGTTGTGTAATAATAGATCTACAAAGGTCATTTCTTCAGTACCTCCACCACCGCCACCACTTAAACCTGAAGTGGTAGTAGTGGAGGGTAGAAGAAGCAGTGGAAAGCGATCCA GTACGTCTTCCGATAGCCATCTGGTAACATCCGTATTGGACGAGGTGAAACGAATTAAGGTTTCGCCACCGAAAGCAGGAAAGCTTTATCCAAACCTGTCCGATATCGAGGCGTCTACAGAGACGGAAGCCCAGACTCAGTCTGACGATTCCTCAAACAGCAG TTTCGGCGAACAATACGACTCTGACGAACCAAATACAAGTTTCGGGCGTGATATTTTGAAGGCCGTGTGCAAAAATCAGACACCTCATAAAAGG CCCATATACGATGACAGCACAGCAAGTGATATATCCAGTGTTTTGGATGGAGGTTTGGATGAGATTCCCGAGGAAGAATCCGAGTGCACGGATGGACCTACTCCTCCAAAACACTACAGGCAATCCGGAAAC GCTCAGTACGCGGCACCATctcattcatttaattacaaaaacttcACACCGAATAACATAAAATCGCCTATGTCGCAGTTTAAGTCGCCACTGAAGGTTCCATCACCGCGTAAGTCGCTTGAAAATCCGACTACCTTTGTTATGGAAGGCGATAATGTTTTACCTCTTACACACAGTGTAAGTTTTTACAGAAAACAGCAGTCACAG cAGACTAATAAAACTCCAGTGAAAAAAGTAACTAGACAACCGCTATTGTCTGAGACCACAATCGACAACATCAATAACGAGTCGGCTGAATtggagaagaaaataaaacaacttgaaGATGAGGTTAACAAACAACAGATGATTATATCCCAAACTAGTCAAGCCTTGAATTTGTGCAATTGTACGCCTGAGTTCTCTGGATCCACAGAACAAGTTGAAGCTGAACGTGTTCTGTTAGTAGCAA CTCATAGAAGACAGGCAGCTTTACATGAAATCCAGAGAATGCGCGTGGAGGGTACAATTAGACCTCAAGGCGAACATTCTCAACATTTGCCACTGGAGAAAGGCACACTCACAATATCCAAAATTGTGTTgcctttaaaacaaaaatacgtCACAGCACTTGCAGCCACTGGAGGCAAAGGTCACCATGTGGTTTGCTTGATAAAGTGTGGTGACCAGGTGGTACCAACTAAGTTGGTATCGACAACAGCGAGTGATAAGAAGAATCCGGACGTAGATTTATGCATTCCTGGTTCAATAACATTAAACAACATCTACAGTGACTTCACTGTAACCTTTGAGGTGTACAGTTTACAGGCTCAAGAGGAGTTTTTGCCGCACGAAGTGAAATATCAtatcaacaaaaaa tccaGTAAAATAACTCCAAAAAAGAAACAAGATTCAAGACTACAAAGGCCAGTGAAAGAATCACCAGCGGGACCTCAAGCTGTTAGGTCCTCATCATTTGCTCTGATGGGTTATGTGGTGTTCTCAGTACAGGCTGTAAGCAAGAGACACTGGTCGCTGAACAAC tgtCCATCAATGAGTCCCTTAGAAGGCAACGTGGAAATGAAGATTTCCTGCGAGCTCGCTCTTTCTGTGGAACATAGGGGTTTCTTGACTATGTTTGAAGACGTTTCTGGGTTTGGAGCTTGGCATAGACGATGGTGTCTCTTAAGTGGGCATACTTTAAGTTACTGGAAATATCCAGATGATGAAAGAAAAACT GCCCCTAttgattctataaatttaaaaacttgtgTAACAAGGAACGTTGAACTGGTCAGTAGAGATATTTGTGCGCGAATGCACACATTCCTTTTAGAAAGAGAGAGAATGGCGTATCCTCAAGATAAGGACACATTGGTAGTGATGCGAAAGGGAgacaaaacaattataaa GCATTTATTGTCGGCAGACACGAAGGAAGAAAGAATAGAGTGGTGTCAAAAGTTTAACGCTGCTTTGACTGCCATAAGAATGTGGGGAAATTCTgaacagtaa